In Humulus lupulus chromosome 6, drHumLupu1.1, whole genome shotgun sequence, a single genomic region encodes these proteins:
- the LOC133784561 gene encoding pentatricopeptide repeat-containing protein At1g03100, mitochondrial-like: protein ILDMMPRVGVKLDSDLLIVMAHIYERNGRREELRKLQRYINDAHNLSDVQLRQFYNCLLTSHLKLGDLGSASNMVLEMLWKAKVARSSFAAASIVIDAVGNEGKSSCALGSRLTSSHEEFRGLEYDRPIKISVVSYEEYLRDRNFVKLDTEAKEVLNTMLAKLQTQVELLTSERGIIQPTEEILVKLVKAFLEAGKIKDLAEFLIKLEREDSPVSNDDSMIVHVINSCISLGWLDQAHDLLDEMVLASVNIASSVYSSLLKAYCQANRVGDVAALLRDARRAGIQLDSSSYQALLQSKVMQEDTQGALHLFKEMKVAKISKTGHQEFEKLVKGCEEGNEAKLMGKLLHEIKEGQRVDSGVHDWNNVIHFFSKERLMQDAEKALKKMRSLGHTPNAQTFHSMVTAYTTIGGNYIEVTELWGEMKSLASATPMKFDQELLDSVLYTFVRGGFFSRANEVVEMMERGKMFVDKYKYRTLFLKYHKTLYRGKTPKFQTEGQHRKREEALIFKRWVGLN, encoded by the coding sequence atccttGACATGATGCCTCGAGTTGGTGTGAAACTTGACTCTGACTTACTGATAGTCATGGCACATATATATGAGAGAAATGGACGAAGAGAAGAGCTTAGGAAACTCCAACGGTACATAAATGATGCACACAACCTAAGTGATGTTCAATTGCGGCAGTTCTATAATTGTTTGCTTACATCCCATTTGAAATTGGGTGATCTTGGTTCTGCGTCAAACATGGTTTTAGAAATGCTTTGGAAAGCAAAAGTAGCTAGGTCCTCTTTTGCTGCTGCATCGATAGTAATTGATGCTGTTGGAAATGAAGGTAAATCTTCTTGTGCTCTTGGTTCCAGGTTGACTTCGAGCCATGAAGAATTTAGAGGTTTGGAATATGATAGACCAATTAAAATCTCCGTGGTATCTTATGAGGAGTATTTAAGAGATCGGAATTTTGTGAAACTCGATACTGAAGCAAAGGAGGTGCTGAATACCATGTTAGCTAAGCTGCAAACTCAAGTTGAACTGTTAACATCTGAACGAGGTATCATCCAACCAACTGAGGAAATTTTGGTGAAATTAGTCAAGGCATTTCTAGAAGCAGGAAAGATTAAAGATTTGGCAGAGTTTCTCATCAAGTTAGAGAGAGAAGATTCGCCAGTTTCCAATGATGATTCAATGATAGTTCATGTCATAAATTCATGCATATCGCTTGGTTGGTTAGACCAAGCACATGACCTTTTAGATGAGATGGTATTGGCTAGTGTCAACATTGCTTCTTCTGTATATTCTTCTCTCTTAAAAGCATATTGTCAAGCAAACCGAGTAGGAGACGTCGCAGCACTTCTTCGCGATGCTCGTAGGGCAGGAATCCAACTAGATTCTAGCTCTTATCAGGCATTGCTTCAGTCCAAGGTGATGCAAGAAGATACACAAGGAGCCCTCCATCTATTCAAAGAGATGAAAGTAGCAAAGATATCGAAAACTGGTCATCAAGAATTCGAGAAGTTGGTCAAGGGATGTGAAGAGGGAAATGAAGCCAAGTTAATGGGAAAACTTTTGCACGAAATCAAGGAAGGGCAAAGAGTGGATTCTGGAGTTCATGATTGGAACAATGTAATCCACTTTTTCTCTAAGGAAAGATTGATGCAAGATGCCGAGAAAGCTCTGAAGAAAATGAGGAGTCTTGGTCATACACCAAATGCTCAGACATTCCATTCCATGGTAACTGCATATACAACTATTGGGGGAAACTATATAGAAGTGACAGAACTGTGGGGGGAGATGAAATCTCTTGCTTCTGCAACCCCAATGAAGTTTGATCAGGAACTCTTGGATTCTGTGCTTTACACATTTGTGAGGGGTGGGTTTTTCAGTCGAGCAAATGAAGTAGTGGAGATGATGGAGAGAGGTAAAATGTTTGTGGACAAGTACAAATACCGGACTCTCTTCTTGAAGTACCACAAAACACTTTACAGGGGCAAAACTCCCAAATTCCAAACTGAAGGCCAACACAGAAAGAGGGAGGAAGCATTAATTTTTAAGAGGTGGGTGGGATTGAATTGA
- the LOC133781468 gene encoding pentatricopeptide repeat-containing protein At1g03100, mitochondrial-like, translating into MKSFSTMTGTILVQAGDPARISVEIENALDEHRLEDTWEFYKQHMQIDGFPRKSVVNKLLAAFAESLDVLWLEKAFGMVEGIFEKGKHNLLQKETLIYLSISLAKVQLSVPASTILRKLVEMEQFPPVSAWSATLAYMCQTGPGAYLAAELILEIGYLFQDSRIDPRKKSNAPLLAMKPNTTAFNIALAGCLLFGTHRKAEQLIDMMPRVGVKLDSDLLIVMAHIYERNGRREELRKLQRYINDAHNLSDVQLRQFYNCLLTCHLKLGDLGSASNMVLEMLRKAKVARSSFAAASIVIDAVGNEGKSSCVLGSRLTSSHEESRGLEYDRPIKISLVSYEEYLRDQNFVKLDTEAKEVLNTMLAKLQTQVELLTSERGIIQPTEEILVKLVKAFLEAGKIKDLAEFLIKVEREDSPVSNDDSMIVHVISSCISLGWLDQAHDLLDEMVLAGVSIASSVYSSLLKAYCQANRVGDVAALLRDARRAGIQLDSSSYQALLQSKVMQEDTQGALHLFKEMKVAKISKTGHQEFEKLVKGCEEGNEAKLMGKLLHEIKEGQRVDSGVHDWNNVIHFFSKKRLMQDAEKALKKMRSLGHTPNAQTFHSMVTAYAAIGGNYIEVTELWGEMKSLASATPMKFDQELLDSVLYTFVRGGFFSRANEVVEMMERGKMFVDKYKYRTLFLKYHKTLYRGKTPKFQTEGQHRKREEALIFKRWVGLN; encoded by the coding sequence ATGAAGTCTTTCTCGACTATGACAGGAACAATATTGGTGCAGGCTGGAGACCCAGCTAGGATAAGTGTGGAAATAGAGAATGCACTTGATGAGCATAGACTTGAAGATACGTGGGAATTTTATAAACAACATATGCAGATAGATGGGTTCCCTAGAAAGTCTGTTGTGAATAAACTTCTTGCAGCTTTTGCTGAAAGCCTTGATGTTCTGTGGTTAGAGAAGGCCTTTGGGATGGTAGAAGGAATTTTCGAGAAAGGAAAACATAATTTATTACAGAAAGAGACACTAATTTATCTCTCTATTTCTCTAGCGAAAGTCCAATTGTCGGTTCCTGCATCAACTATTTTGAGAAAGTTGGTGGAAATGGAGCAATTTCCTCCCGTTTCTGCTTGGTCTGCAACCTTGGCATATATGTGTCAAACTGGTCCTGGGGCTTATCTTGCAGCTGAGTTGATTCTTGAGATTGGTTATCTTTTTCAAGATAGTAGGATTGATCCACGGAAAAAGAGTAACGCACCTTTGCTGGCTATGAAGCCTAATACTACTGCTTTCAACATTGCTTTGGCCGGGTGCCTCTTGTTTGGAACACATAGGAAAGCAGAGCAGCTCATTGACATGATGCCTCGAGTTGGTGTGAAACTTGACTCTGACTTACTGATAGTCATGGCACATATATACGAGAGAAATGGACGAAGAGAAGAGCTTAGGAAACTCCAACGGTACATAAATGATGCACACAACCTAAGTGATGTTCAATTGCGACAGTTCTATAATTGTTTGCTTACATGCCATTTGAAATTGGGTGATCTTGGTTCTGCATCAAACATGGTTTTAGAAATGCTTCGGAAAGCAAAAGTAGCTAGGTCCTCTTTTGCTGCTGCATCGATAGTAATTGATGCTGTTGGAAATGAAGGCAAATCCTCTTGTGTTCTTGGTTCCAGGTTGACTTCGAGCCATGAAGAATCTAGAGGTTTGGAATATGATAGACCAATTAAAATCTCCCTGGTATCTTATGAGGAGTATTTAAGAGATCAGAACTTTGTGAAACTCGATACTGAAGCAAAGGAGGTGCTGAATACCATGTTAGCTAAGCTGCAAACTCAAGTTGAACTGTTAACATCTGAACGAGGTATCATCCAACCAACTGAGGAAATTTTGGTGAAATTAGTGAAAGCATTTCTAGAAGCAGGAAAGATTAAAGATTTGGCAGAGTTTCTCATCAAGGTAGAGAGAGAAGATTCTCCAGTTTCCAATGATGATTCAATGATAGTTCATGTCATAAGTTCATGCATATCGCTTGGTTGGTTAGACCAAGCCCATGACCTTTTAGATGAGATGGTATTGGCTGGTGTCAGCATTGCTTCTTCTGTATATTCTTCTCTCTTAAAAGCATATTGTCAAGCAAACCGAGTAGGAGATGTTGCAGCACTTCTACGCGATGCTCGTAGGGCAGGAATCCAACTAGATTCTAGCTCTTATCAGGCATTGCTTCAGTCCAAGGTGATGCAAGAAGATACACAAGGAGCCCTCCATCTATTCAAAGAGATGAAAGTAGCAAAGATATCGAAAACTGGTCATCAAGAATTCGAGAAGTTGGTTAAGGGATGTGAAGAGGGAAATGAAGCCAAGTTAATGGGAAAACTTTTGCACGAAATCAAGGAAGGGCAAAGAGTAGATTCTGGAGTTCATGATTGGAACAATGTAATCCACTTTTTCTCTAAGAAAAGATTGATGCAAGATGCCGAGAAAGCTCTGAAGAAAATGAGGAGTCTTGGTCATACACCAAATGCTCAGACATTCCATTCTATGGTAACTGCGTATGCAGCTATTGGGGGAAACTATATAGAAGTGACAGAACTGTGGGGGGAGATGAAATCTCTTGCTTCTGCAACCCCAATGAAGTTTGATCAGGAACTCTTGGATTCTGTGCTTTACACATTTGTGAGGGGTGGGTTTTTCAGCCGAGCAAATGAAGTGGTGGAGATGATGGAGAGAGGTAAAATGTTTGTGGACAAGTACAAATACCGAACTCTCTTCTTGAAGTACCACAAAACACTTTATAGGGGCAAAACTCCCAAATTCCAAACTGAAGGCCAACACAGAAAGAGGGAGGAAGCATTAATTTTTAAGAGGTGGGTGGGGTTGAATTGA